The Ascaphus truei isolate aAscTru1 chromosome 3, aAscTru1.hap1, whole genome shotgun sequence genome includes a region encoding these proteins:
- the TAC3 gene encoding tachykinin-3 isoform X2 — MRSSAIGLTILFLMVVSTCHGNCGEPQETEGSDAQLKNSDIYKLPTSLLKRFYDEDSYDGFVGLMGRRNSDSKEFSSLPLKRDMHDFFVGLMGKRNFQTGNPTNGDKETQPDRYPTKCRMRFRRSV, encoded by the exons ATGAGGAGTTCTGCTATTGGCCTCACAATCCTTTTCCTGATGGTGGTGAGCACGTGCCACGGAAACTGCGGAGAGCCCCAGGAGACAGAGGGCTCAGATGCACAGCTCAAG AATTCAGATATCTACAAACTTCCTACTTCCCTCCTGAAGAGGTTTTATGATGAAGATTCCTACGATGGTTTTGTCGGCCTCATGGGAAGAAGGAACTCTG ATTCCAAGGAGTTCTCTTCTTTGCCTTTGAAAC GAGATATGCACGACTTCTTTGTTGGATTAATGGGCAAGAGGAATTTTCAAACAG GGAATCCTACAAACGGAGATAAGGAAACCCAACCTGACAGATACCCCACAAAGTGCAGAATGAG GTTCAGGCGTTCAGTTTAG
- the TAC3 gene encoding tachykinin-3 isoform X1, with translation MRSSAIGLTILFLMVVSTCHGNCGEPQETEGSDAQLKKNSDIYKLPTSLLKRFYDEDSYDGFVGLMGRRNSDSKEFSSLPLKRDMHDFFVGLMGKRNFQTGNPTNGDKETQPDRYPTKCRMRFRRSV, from the exons ATGAGGAGTTCTGCTATTGGCCTCACAATCCTTTTCCTGATGGTGGTGAGCACGTGCCACGGAAACTGCGGAGAGCCCCAGGAGACAGAGGGCTCAGATGCACAGCTCAAG AAGAATTCAGATATCTACAAACTTCCTACTTCCCTCCTGAAGAGGTTTTATGATGAAGATTCCTACGATGGTTTTGTCGGCCTCATGGGAAGAAGGAACTCTG ATTCCAAGGAGTTCTCTTCTTTGCCTTTGAAAC GAGATATGCACGACTTCTTTGTTGGATTAATGGGCAAGAGGAATTTTCAAACAG GGAATCCTACAAACGGAGATAAGGAAACCCAACCTGACAGATACCCCACAAAGTGCAGAATGAG GTTCAGGCGTTCAGTTTAG